The following are from one region of the Odontesthes bonariensis isolate fOdoBon6 chromosome 16, fOdoBon6.hap1, whole genome shotgun sequence genome:
- the LOC142401603 gene encoding acyltransferase PGAP2-like: MLQGPYSLLDRDRPLLRLPFTSFAVGTVLLPVTGLIACLFISLLYHFEDSTYTHCQVSNYLPSISAAISHVPERYIWRSCIGLHSAPRYLVAATYFSFYRGRLARRLPERLLSVLVLVCSLAENTGLLLLTYVSSTETYSAHKNGFIVFIASSLLHMLLTCRLWYVIRRHHVSPEEVTSYRWKLRLFLFNVGCCAAAAYFFRRHNTYCEPGVYTLFAVSEYLVVFSNMAFHMTAFWDFGSKEVTVATPPEDKRY, encoded by the exons ATGCTCCAGGGTCCGTACAGCCTTCTGGACCGGGACCGGCCCCTCCTCCGGCTGCCCTTCACCAGCTTCGCGGTGGGCACGGTTCTGCTGCCCGTGACGGGCCTGATCGCCTGCCTCTTCATCTCGCTGCTGTACCACTTTGAGGACTCGACGTACACACACTGTCAG GTGTCGAACTACCTGCCGTCCATCAGCGCCGCCATCAGCCACGTGCCGGAGCGCTACATCTGGCGCAGCTGCATCGGCCTGCACTCGGCGCCGCGGTACCTCGTGGCCGCCACCTACTTTAGCTTCTACCGGGGCCGCTTGGCCCGGAGGCTGCCGGAGCGGCTGCTGAGCGTGCTGGTTCTGGTCTGCAGCCTCGCAGAGAACACcgggctgctgctgctcacgTACGTGTCGTCCACGGAAACCTACA GTGCTCACAAGAACGGCTTCATCGTGTTCATAGCCAGCTCGCTGCTACACATGCTCCTTACCTGCAGGCTGTGGTACGTCATCAGGAGACACCACGTGAGCCCCGAG gAGGTGACATCATACCGCTGGAAGCTGCGGCTCTTCCTCTTCAATGTCGGCTGCTGTGCGGCCGCGGCGTACTTCTTCAGACGCCACAACACGTACTGCGAGCCGGGAG TCTACACGCTGTTCGCCGTCTCCGAGTACCTGGTGGTCTTCTCCAACATGGCCTTCCACATGACGGCCTTCTGGGACTTCGGCAGCAAAGAGGTGACGGTGGCCACGCCGCCGGAGGACAAGCGGTACTGA
- the LOC142401795 gene encoding rho-related GTP-binding protein RhoG-like — protein sequence MQTIKCVVVGDGAVGKTCLLISYTTGAFPKEYIPTVFDNYSSQVTVDGRVISLNLWDTAGQEEYDRLRTLSYPQTNVFVICFSISSPASYENIKHKWHPEVSHHCPGVPILLVGTKSDLRNDGEILKKLKEQNQAPITNQQGTALARQIQAVRYLECSALNQEGIKDVFIEAVRSFLNPQPTTSKKPCVLL from the exons ATGCAGACCATCAAGTGTGTTGTCGTGGGCGACGGCGCCGTGGGGAAGACCTGCCTCCTCATCTCCTACACCACCGGCGCCTTCCCCAAAGAGTACATCCCCACCGTGTTCGACAACTACAGCAGCCAG GTGACGGTGGATGGCAGAGTCATCAGCCTGAACCTGTGGGACACGGCGGGCCAGGAGGAGTACGACCGGCTCAGGACGCTGTCCTACCCGCAGACCAACGTCTTTGTCATCTGCTTCTCCATCTCCAGCCCCGCCTCCTACGAGAACATCAAACACAAATGGCACccggag GTGTCCCACCACTGCCCAGGCGTTCCCATCCTCCTGGTCGGGACAAAGAGTGACCTCCGGAACGACGGCGAGATTCTAAAGAAGCTGAAAGAGCAGAACCAGGCGCCCATCACCAACCAGCAGGGCACGGCGCTCGCTCGCCAGATCCAGGCGGTCCGCTACCTGGAGTGTTCGGCCCTGAACCAGGAGGGCATCAAGGACGTGTTCATCGAGGCCGTCAGGTCCTTCCTCAACCCGCAGCCCACCACCAGCAAGAAGCCCTGCGTCCTGCTGTGA